Proteins from a genomic interval of Candidatus Binataceae bacterium:
- a CDS encoding PD-(D/E)XK nuclease family protein, whose product MSDRIQIFSSPAVHERLDTAREWLAELPQSSEAIVVTANAEAGNDLVRSIAAARGAIAGLHRLTLNRLIRLLAADRMAAEGLEVAAGLGAQAIATRTVFRLSPSGALKHFDPIKDLPGFSRALARTLAELRANSITESQLRELGPAGEALAALLAQFERELAEACLVDRAGMTRFALEALAAKPLPRFAGIPVLLVDVALEGTLDADFVTAVAAHAPRVMATTPAGDMRAERLLERALDVPLTITPLRTPENSLACLRTHLFGASAPAECQLDETVTMHSAPGEMHECVEIARRIQAEARRGVRFDQIAVLLHDPERYQPYLQEAFARAGIPAHYARGTRRPEPGGRALLALLACAAEDLSASRFAEYLSLAQVPERNTNSEERRPAVDPEFSARPLSADLETAPAPERDGKDALGRDDDGAARAPWRWEKLIVDAAVIGSAERWQRRLAGLGNELRRQRDHVAPENEAYAAALDRQLRDLKHLGEVATPIVNALGALPREASWGEWLDTLRALTALALRDSDRVLAALDELAPLTPVGPVRLDEVRIVLEARLGRLENPARERRYGRVFVSSPARARGMAFEVVIAPGLAERIFPRKHTEDPLLPDAAREKLSPFLVRQSDRIAEERFALRTIAGAASERVMLSYPRVDLDQGRPRVPSFYALEVMRAAEGRLPGFDELAKRAAGEHGIRLGWPAPKDPNDAIDDAEFDLAILDKLIDRNPEETTGAAHYLLGANEYLARALRARARRWLRRWTPSDGLVDPDPGAIAALGKHQLAARPYSPTALQYFAACPYRFFLQAIHRLEPRDEIEAIEVIDPLTRGSIFAETQYEILSALRERGMLPITDDNLAEVQKLLDELLEGVAGRFREDLAPAIERVWKDGIEEIQADLREWMRRAAADPAKWRPEHFEFAFGLRDRSQADPMSSPDPVKIAGITLRGSIDLIERNPEGQLRVTDHKTGRVRAERGFIIGGGKILQPVGYALAVEKILQEKVGTGRLYYCTASGGYEERVVEIDEHARESLAALSTTIDGALKEAFLPAAPDAGECEWCDYRRICGPYEERRAAIKPAKRVQALKELRARP is encoded by the coding sequence ATGTCCGACCGTATCCAGATTTTTTCCTCGCCCGCCGTTCATGAGCGGCTCGATACTGCGCGCGAATGGCTGGCCGAGCTTCCGCAATCGAGCGAGGCGATAGTAGTCACGGCCAACGCCGAGGCGGGCAACGACCTCGTGCGATCGATCGCGGCCGCGCGCGGCGCGATCGCCGGACTTCATCGCCTCACCCTGAATCGCCTGATTCGTCTGCTCGCCGCCGATCGGATGGCGGCCGAGGGCCTCGAAGTCGCTGCCGGTCTTGGCGCGCAGGCGATCGCAACGCGCACCGTTTTCCGGCTCTCGCCGAGCGGCGCGCTCAAGCACTTCGATCCAATCAAGGACCTGCCGGGATTTTCTCGCGCGCTGGCACGCACGCTCGCCGAGCTGCGCGCCAATTCGATCACCGAGTCGCAGCTTCGCGAACTCGGCCCTGCTGGCGAGGCGCTGGCCGCCCTGCTCGCGCAGTTCGAACGTGAGCTTGCCGAAGCGTGCCTGGTCGATCGCGCGGGCATGACGCGCTTTGCGCTCGAAGCACTCGCCGCCAAGCCCTTGCCGCGCTTCGCCGGAATTCCCGTTTTGCTCGTCGATGTCGCCCTCGAGGGCACGCTCGATGCGGATTTTGTCACGGCAGTCGCGGCCCACGCGCCGCGCGTGATGGCGACGACGCCCGCCGGCGACATGCGCGCGGAACGGCTTCTGGAGCGTGCGCTGGACGTTCCGCTCACGATCACACCGCTACGCACGCCGGAAAATTCGCTCGCCTGCCTGCGCACGCATCTGTTCGGCGCGAGCGCTCCGGCGGAATGCCAACTCGATGAAACGGTGACGATGCATTCGGCGCCGGGCGAGATGCACGAGTGCGTCGAGATCGCGCGCCGCATCCAGGCCGAGGCGCGGCGCGGCGTCCGCTTTGATCAAATCGCGGTGCTGCTTCACGATCCCGAGCGCTACCAACCATACTTGCAGGAGGCATTCGCGCGCGCCGGAATTCCCGCGCACTACGCACGGGGCACGCGGCGTCCCGAGCCTGGCGGCCGCGCTCTGCTCGCACTTCTGGCCTGTGCGGCCGAGGATCTCTCGGCCAGCCGCTTCGCTGAATATCTCTCGCTCGCGCAGGTGCCCGAGCGAAACACAAACAGTGAAGAGCGGCGGCCCGCGGTCGATCCGGAATTCAGCGCGCGCCCGCTTTCCGCCGATCTCGAGACCGCGCCCGCGCCCGAACGCGACGGCAAGGACGCTCTTGGCCGCGACGATGACGGCGCGGCGCGCGCGCCGTGGCGCTGGGAAAAGCTCATCGTCGATGCGGCCGTGATCGGCAGCGCCGAGCGCTGGCAGCGGCGGCTTGCCGGACTCGGCAACGAGCTGCGCCGCCAGCGCGATCACGTCGCGCCCGAAAACGAGGCCTATGCGGCCGCGCTCGATCGCCAGCTCCGCGATCTCAAGCATCTCGGCGAAGTCGCGACGCCGATCGTCAATGCCCTCGGCGCGCTGCCGCGTGAAGCGTCGTGGGGTGAATGGCTTGATACGCTGCGCGCGCTTACCGCACTCGCGCTGCGCGACAGCGATCGCGTGCTCGCCGCGCTCGACGAGTTGGCGCCGCTGACTCCCGTCGGCCCGGTGCGGCTCGATGAAGTTCGAATCGTGCTCGAAGCGCGCCTCGGCCGTCTCGAGAATCCCGCGCGCGAGCGCCGCTACGGCAGGGTCTTCGTCTCGTCGCCGGCCCGCGCGCGCGGGATGGCGTTCGAGGTCGTGATCGCACCCGGTCTCGCGGAGCGAATCTTCCCGCGCAAGCATACCGAGGATCCGCTGCTGCCCGATGCCGCGCGCGAGAAGCTGAGTCCCTTTCTCGTCCGGCAGTCCGATCGAATCGCGGAGGAACGCTTCGCGCTGCGCACGATCGCGGGCGCGGCGAGCGAACGCGTGATGCTCTCCTATCCGCGCGTCGATCTCGACCAGGGCCGCCCGCGCGTTCCTTCGTTCTACGCGCTGGAAGTCATGCGCGCGGCCGAGGGGCGTCTGCCGGGCTTCGATGAGCTCGCCAAACGCGCCGCGGGTGAGCATGGCATTCGTCTCGGATGGCCCGCGCCGAAAGATCCCAACGATGCGATCGACGACGCCGAGTTCGATCTCGCAATTCTCGACAAGCTGATTGACCGCAACCCCGAGGAGACCACCGGCGCGGCGCATTACCTGCTCGGCGCCAATGAGTATCTCGCGCGCGCATTGCGAGCCCGCGCTCGTCGATGGCTTCGGCGCTGGACGCCGTCGGACGGCCTCGTCGATCCCGATCCGGGTGCGATCGCCGCGCTCGGCAAGCATCAGCTCGCCGCGCGTCCTTATTCGCCCACCGCGCTGCAGTACTTCGCCGCGTGTCCGTACCGATTTTTCCTGCAGGCGATTCATCGCCTCGAGCCGCGCGACGAGATCGAGGCAATCGAGGTCATCGATCCGCTGACCCGCGGCTCGATCTTCGCCGAAACGCAGTACGAGATCCTGAGCGCGCTGCGCGAGCGCGGGATGCTGCCGATTACCGACGACAATCTTGCCGAGGTCCAGAAGCTGCTCGACGAGCTGCTCGAAGGTGTCGCCGGACGTTTTCGCGAGGACCTGGCGCCCGCGATCGAGCGCGTGTGGAAAGACGGAATCGAAGAAATCCAGGCCGACCTGCGCGAATGGATGCGGCGCGCCGCCGCCGACCCGGCGAAATGGCGCCCGGAGCATTTCGAGTTCGCCTTCGGACTGCGCGATCGGTCGCAGGCCGATCCAATGAGCTCGCCCGACCCGGTCAAAATTGCGGGAATCACGCTGCGCGGCTCGATCGATCTCATCGAACGCAATCCCGAGGGTCAACTTCGCGTCACCGATCATAAGACTGGCCGTGTGCGCGCCGAGCGTGGCTTTATTATCGGCGGCGGCAAGATCCTGCAGCCGGTTGGCTACGCGCTGGCTGTGGAAAAGATCCTGCAAGAAAAAGTCGGCACGGGACGGCTTTATTACTGCACCGCGAGCGGCGGCTACGAAGAGCGCGTGGTCGAGATCGACGAGCATGCGCGCGAATCGCTCGCCGCCCTTTCGACGACGATCGACGGCGCGTTGAAAGAGGCGTTCCTGCCCGCGGCGCCCGATGCCGGCGAATGCGAATGGTGCGACTACCGCAGAATCTGCGGCCCCTACGAGGAGCGCCGCGCCGCGATCAAACCGGCCAAGCGAGTCCAGGCGCTCAAGGAGCTGCGCGCGCGGCCATGA
- a CDS encoding DUF2231 domain-containing protein, producing MDQVRHIIQGMQIHPVVDHFTIALLFVGVLTDLVGSMAPTRLWIRNMALSLMILGAIAAGSSYLTGDLEADRIWKALGPDAQAILHRHGQMGTYLAITFGVLALWRIFIAAFGFMAGSRPIYLIVAVLAAVTLGYAGHLGGKLVYDYGAGTALMAEQGVAPSAFPSPEASPAAPSVIPTVSVPTAMPTPTPVATMAPPAAATEKAPASPAASPAASGSPGSANM from the coding sequence ATGGACCAGGTCCGGCACATCATCCAGGGAATGCAAATTCATCCGGTCGTGGACCATTTCACGATCGCGCTGTTGTTCGTCGGCGTCCTCACGGATCTCGTCGGCAGCATGGCCCCGACGCGCTTGTGGATCCGCAACATGGCGCTCAGCCTGATGATCCTGGGCGCGATCGCCGCGGGCAGCTCGTACCTGACCGGCGACCTGGAGGCCGACAGGATCTGGAAGGCGCTCGGCCCCGACGCCCAGGCGATCCTGCACCGCCACGGGCAGATGGGCACCTATCTCGCGATCACGTTCGGCGTGCTCGCGCTGTGGCGAATTTTTATCGCGGCGTTCGGCTTCATGGCGGGCTCGCGCCCCATTTATCTGATCGTCGCGGTTCTCGCGGCTGTCACCCTTGGATACGCTGGCCACCTCGGGGGCAAGCTCGTTTATGACTACGGCGCAGGCACGGCGCTGATGGCCGAGCAGGGCGTCGCGCCGAGCGCGTTCCCTTCGCCCGAAGCATCGCCGGCCGCACCTAGCGTGATACCCACGGTCAGCGTCCCAACCGCGATGCCAACTCCGACTCCGGTTGCGACAATGGCTCCGCCGGCTGCGGCTACCGAAAAAGCGCCGGCCTCGCCCGCCGCATCGCCCGCGGCCTCGGGCTCGCCGGGCAGCGCCAATATGTGA
- a CDS encoding LLM class flavin-dependent oxidoreductase encodes MNQRLRFGVFLAPHHPLGEHPTLQYQRDLELAQFLDDYQYDEFWVGEHHSAGWETIGSPEMFLVAAAERTKRIKLGTGVVSIPYHHPFNVAQRIVMLDHLSHGRAILGVGPGALPSDAVTLGIDPMTQRDKMDEGLGVIIRLLNGEEPFSYKGSWFELNDAALQIRPLQERIPVAVASTLSPSGMNTAGKYGVGVLSVASYSEEGLQALPTQWHFGEVSAKENNQKIDRSDWRVVMQFHLSDSKELAMREVADGLKRWQNEYITGILGVPMRKPFEDGYEAAKKMSDYGGAIFGTPDDAIEGIAKMQKLAGGFGTVLCFAHDWVPREKQLKSYELLARYVMPRFQGLIKPIQDSADRVRENRDELMQKSSGAIMKAIHDYNATHPRDR; translated from the coding sequence ATGAATCAGCGTCTGCGCTTCGGCGTGTTCCTCGCACCACATCATCCGCTCGGCGAGCATCCGACCCTTCAGTACCAGCGCGACCTCGAGCTCGCGCAGTTCCTCGACGATTACCAGTACGATGAGTTCTGGGTCGGCGAGCATCATTCGGCGGGATGGGAAACGATCGGCTCGCCCGAGATGTTCCTCGTCGCCGCCGCCGAGCGCACCAAGCGTATCAAGCTCGGCACCGGCGTGGTCTCGATTCCGTATCACCATCCGTTCAACGTCGCGCAGCGCATCGTGATGCTCGATCATCTGAGCCATGGCCGTGCGATTCTGGGCGTCGGTCCGGGCGCGCTACCGTCGGACGCGGTCACGCTCGGCATTGATCCGATGACGCAGCGCGACAAGATGGACGAAGGGCTCGGCGTGATCATCCGCCTGCTCAACGGCGAGGAGCCGTTTAGCTACAAGGGCTCGTGGTTCGAGCTAAACGATGCGGCGCTGCAGATCCGCCCGCTCCAGGAGCGGATTCCGGTCGCGGTAGCCTCGACGCTCTCGCCCTCCGGAATGAACACCGCGGGTAAGTACGGCGTCGGCGTCCTGTCGGTCGCGTCGTATTCCGAGGAAGGATTGCAGGCGCTGCCGACCCAGTGGCATTTCGGCGAAGTCTCGGCCAAGGAGAACAATCAGAAGATCGATCGCTCCGACTGGCGCGTCGTGATGCAGTTCCATCTCTCAGACTCCAAGGAACTGGCGATGCGCGAGGTCGCCGACGGCCTCAAGCGCTGGCAGAACGAGTACATCACCGGGATTCTCGGCGTGCCGATGCGCAAGCCGTTCGAGGATGGCTACGAAGCGGCGAAGAAGATGAGCGACTACGGCGGCGCGATCTTTGGCACGCCCGACGACGCGATCGAAGGTATCGCCAAGATGCAAAAGCTGGCGGGCGGCTTCGGCACGGTGCTGTGCTTCGCGCACGATTGGGTGCCGCGCGAAAAACAGCTCAAGAGCTACGAGCTGCTCGCGCGCTACGTGATGCCGCGATTCCAGGGGCTCATCAAGCCGATCCAGGACTCGGCGGATCGCGTGCGCGAAAATCGCGACGAGCTGATGCAGAAATCCAGCGGCGCGATCATGAAGGCGATTCACGACTACAACGCGACGCATCCGCGCGATCGCTGA
- a CDS encoding UvrD-helicase domain-containing protein — translation MTSKLPADQRVRDRIRDELDTTLVIEAAAGTGKTTALVNRIISVIGAGRGQLSQIAAVTFTEKAAGELKLRLRGEIEHARHDAKRTRTERDRFTAALEQLEEARIGTIHAFCADLLRERPVEARVDPMFQVAAEDDAQAMFDSAFDRWFQAVLQNPGPGMRRLLRRRDAADRNNGPREVARHAAYDLLNWRDFDTPWGQHPIEREREIDSLINEIKQLGELAEDAEPDDWLGKSLATLARPIREVTRLEAVRGRDYDKLEAVLRTLNTGRHWNWRGMGGGFGPLSREEIFARRVAIRDRLIAFREETGANMAPLLREEMWPIIDYYEELKRRAGKVDFLDLLLVARNLVHDNAAVRRDLQRRFTHIFVDEFQDTDPLQAEILILLAAADPDENNWLLARPAPGKLFVVGDPKQSIYRFRRADVSLYQAVKQNLLRNGAAQEHLTVSFRSTPSLQHLVNAAFAPLMASESRSQPAYAVLQPYRAETETQPPIVALPVPMPYGDFGRITDWRIDESLPKAIAGFAKWLVVESGWTVTEREAPDVRVPIRPHHICVLFRRMNSFGRDVTRSYLRELEARHLPHVLVKGGSFNRREEVEAVRNLLGAIERPDDELLVFASLRGPILALSDSALFEFRSTVGALHPFRPRRDDLPEHLKEVARALDLLRDLHRGRNRRPIAETLALVLERTRAHAGIAIWPTGEQALANIMRLMDQARRYEARTGATSFRGFIDQLEERAERDEASEVPLVEEGTEGIRIMTVHRAKGLEFPVVILADLTCNETRADASRYIEPGSRLAAMTLAGCAPRELREHGAEEHRRDEDEAIRLLYVAATRARDLLVVPAVGDSQYDGWLARLNPVVYPFETERRAPLTNHPAGCPEFGDDSVLERPPKAPGKLKSVAPGLHRPREGQHRVVWWDPSRLVTEVDEAMGLRQNYLLQADEKKEISTRGIEENRKWHERRASALEAGAMPTLKVATATELAIGTTATGLAFAGEIRVESVARDPNRPRGKQFGTLVHATMTRVAFDADRPAIEHAAASEGRIMGAAAVEIAAAIEAVARALASPLIAEAKAAARAMREYPILVGLDDGTMVEGIADLVFQPQADGEWIIVDFKTDFDLTPRLAEYRSQIGLYLKGLREVTRRTASGVILSI, via the coding sequence ATGACCTCGAAACTTCCAGCCGATCAGCGCGTACGCGATCGGATTCGCGACGAACTCGACACTACGCTCGTGATCGAAGCGGCGGCCGGTACCGGCAAGACGACCGCGCTCGTCAATCGAATCATCTCGGTCATCGGCGCGGGCCGTGGCCAGCTGTCGCAAATCGCCGCGGTGACATTCACTGAGAAAGCCGCTGGCGAACTGAAGCTCCGTCTGCGCGGCGAGATCGAGCACGCGCGCCACGATGCCAAGCGCACCAGGACCGAGCGCGACCGCTTCACCGCCGCGCTCGAACAGCTCGAAGAGGCGCGCATCGGCACGATCCACGCCTTCTGCGCCGACTTGCTGCGCGAGCGCCCCGTCGAGGCGCGCGTCGATCCGATGTTCCAAGTCGCGGCCGAAGACGACGCGCAGGCGATGTTCGACAGCGCCTTCGATCGATGGTTCCAGGCGGTGCTGCAAAATCCCGGACCTGGGATGCGCCGGCTGCTGCGCCGCCGCGACGCTGCCGATCGCAACAACGGTCCGCGCGAAGTCGCACGCCATGCGGCATACGATCTGCTCAACTGGCGCGACTTCGACACGCCGTGGGGGCAACATCCGATTGAGCGCGAGCGCGAAATCGATTCGCTCATCAACGAGATCAAGCAGTTGGGCGAGCTCGCCGAGGACGCCGAACCTGACGACTGGCTGGGCAAGAGCCTCGCTACGCTGGCACGGCCGATTCGCGAAGTGACGCGGCTCGAGGCGGTGCGCGGGCGCGACTACGACAAGCTCGAAGCGGTGCTGCGCACGCTGAACACCGGGCGCCATTGGAACTGGCGCGGGATGGGCGGCGGTTTCGGGCCGCTCTCGCGCGAGGAGATCTTCGCGCGCCGCGTGGCGATCCGCGATCGGTTGATCGCGTTCCGCGAGGAAACCGGCGCGAACATGGCGCCGCTTCTGCGCGAAGAGATGTGGCCGATCATCGATTACTACGAGGAGTTGAAGCGCCGCGCGGGCAAGGTCGATTTCCTCGATCTTTTGCTCGTCGCGCGCAACCTCGTGCACGATAACGCCGCGGTGCGGCGCGATCTTCAACGGCGCTTCACTCATATTTTCGTCGATGAATTTCAGGATACCGATCCGTTGCAGGCCGAAATTCTAATCCTGCTCGCGGCTGCGGACCCTGACGAAAATAACTGGCTGTTAGCGCGTCCCGCGCCGGGCAAGCTGTTCGTGGTCGGCGATCCCAAGCAGTCGATCTACCGCTTCCGCCGCGCCGACGTGTCGCTTTACCAGGCGGTGAAGCAAAACCTGTTGCGCAACGGCGCCGCGCAGGAACATCTGACGGTCAGCTTCCGCAGCACGCCGTCGCTGCAGCATCTCGTCAACGCGGCGTTCGCTCCTCTGATGGCGAGCGAGTCGCGCTCGCAGCCGGCCTACGCGGTGCTTCAGCCGTATCGCGCGGAGACTGAGACGCAGCCGCCGATCGTCGCGCTGCCGGTGCCGATGCCATACGGCGATTTCGGCCGCATCACCGACTGGCGAATCGACGAATCGCTGCCAAAAGCGATCGCGGGCTTTGCGAAATGGCTCGTGGTCGAAAGCGGATGGACCGTGACCGAGCGCGAGGCGCCGGACGTTCGCGTGCCGATCCGGCCGCATCATATATGCGTTCTCTTTCGCCGCATGAATTCGTTCGGGCGCGATGTGACGCGCTCGTATCTGCGCGAGCTCGAAGCGCGGCATCTGCCGCACGTGCTCGTCAAAGGCGGATCGTTCAATCGGCGCGAAGAAGTCGAGGCAGTGCGCAACCTGCTCGGTGCGATCGAGCGGCCCGATGACGAGCTTCTGGTGTTCGCCTCGCTGCGCGGTCCGATTCTGGCGCTGTCGGATTCAGCGCTGTTCGAGTTTCGCAGCACCGTCGGCGCGTTGCATCCGTTCCGGCCGCGGCGAGACGATTTGCCGGAGCATCTCAAGGAAGTCGCGCGCGCGCTCGACCTCTTGCGCGATCTTCATCGCGGGCGCAATCGGCGGCCGATCGCGGAGACGCTCGCGCTCGTGCTCGAACGCACGCGCGCTCATGCGGGAATCGCGATCTGGCCGACTGGCGAGCAGGCGCTCGCGAATATCATGCGCCTGATGGACCAGGCGCGGCGCTACGAAGCGCGCACGGGCGCAACTTCGTTTCGAGGCTTTATCGACCAGCTCGAAGAGCGCGCCGAGCGTGACGAGGCGAGCGAGGTGCCGCTGGTCGAAGAAGGCACCGAGGGCATTCGCATCATGACGGTGCATCGCGCGAAGGGTCTCGAGTTTCCGGTCGTGATTCTCGCCGATCTCACCTGCAACGAGACCCGCGCCGATGCCTCGCGATATATCGAGCCGGGAAGCCGCCTCGCCGCGATGACGCTCGCCGGATGCGCGCCGCGCGAGCTGCGCGAGCATGGTGCGGAGGAGCATCGCCGCGACGAGGACGAAGCGATTCGCCTCCTGTATGTCGCCGCGACGCGCGCGCGCGATCTGCTCGTCGTTCCTGCGGTGGGCGACAGCCAATATGACGGATGGTTGGCGCGGCTCAATCCTGTTGTTTACCCATTCGAGACGGAACGGCGCGCGCCGCTGACCAATCATCCCGCGGGATGTCCCGAGTTTGGCGATGACAGCGTGCTGGAGCGGCCGCCCAAGGCGCCAGGCAAGCTGAAATCGGTGGCACCGGGACTCCATCGGCCGCGCGAGGGGCAGCATCGCGTGGTCTGGTGGGATCCGTCGCGGCTCGTCACCGAAGTCGATGAAGCGATGGGGCTGCGTCAGAATTACCTGCTGCAAGCAGACGAGAAAAAGGAGATCTCGACGCGCGGTATCGAGGAGAATCGTAAGTGGCATGAACGGCGCGCGAGCGCTCTGGAAGCGGGTGCGATGCCGACGCTCAAAGTCGCGACGGCAACCGAGCTCGCGATCGGCACAACTGCGACCGGGCTCGCATTCGCCGGTGAGATTCGGGTGGAAAGCGTCGCGCGCGATCCGAACCGCCCGCGCGGTAAGCAATTCGGCACGCTGGTACACGCGACGATGACTCGGGTCGCATTCGATGCGGACCGACCGGCGATCGAGCATGCCGCCGCGAGCGAGGGCCGTATCATGGGCGCCGCGGCAGTTGAGATCGCGGCGGCCATCGAGGCGGTCGCGCGTGCGCTCGCGTCGCCCTTGATCGCCGAGGCCAAAGCCGCGGCACGCGCAATGCGCGAGTACCCGATCCTGGTCGGCCTCGACGACGGCACGATGGTCGAGGGAATCGCCGATCTGGTTTTCCAGCCGCAAGCCGATGGCGAATGGATCATCGTCGATTTCAAAACCGATTTCGATCTGACGCCGCGGCTTGCAGAGTATCGCTCGCAAATCGGCCTCTATCTAAAAGGCCTCCGCGAAGTGACCCGCAGAACTGCATCGGGCGTCATATTGTCGATTTGA
- a CDS encoding methyltransferase domain-containing protein, translating into MPQSTLTQPDAWACGRIPTLNERGFTTEHPDPLSQAFIELAATIDSEVLDIGCAYGVMVKRVLSAGGRACACDMDQRHLEILVASVTPVDKTRLRCVAGSLPDIEFEPCSFGAILCSRVLHFLDGRDVELSISKMHRWLRPGGKLFLAVDSPYSGMTGVRTGPEYERKKASGDPWPGFVPDYNSYLPADSRVRFATSFIHLMDPDTLGRVCEHAGFAIETKGFMARVANLSRADPQGRDHAVAVAVKAP; encoded by the coding sequence ATGCCACAATCGACTCTCACCCAACCCGACGCATGGGCATGCGGTCGAATTCCGACGCTGAACGAGCGCGGCTTCACGACCGAGCATCCCGATCCCTTGTCACAAGCGTTCATCGAGCTGGCCGCGACCATCGACAGCGAGGTTCTGGACATCGGATGCGCATATGGCGTGATGGTCAAACGAGTTCTGAGCGCCGGCGGACGCGCATGCGCCTGCGACATGGATCAACGGCATCTGGAAATTCTCGTCGCGTCGGTGACACCCGTGGACAAGACGCGCCTCAGATGTGTTGCCGGAAGTCTGCCGGACATCGAATTTGAACCATGTTCGTTCGGCGCGATTCTGTGCAGCCGCGTTCTGCACTTCCTCGACGGCCGCGACGTCGAGCTCAGCATATCGAAAATGCACCGATGGCTCCGGCCGGGAGGCAAGCTCTTTCTTGCCGTTGACTCTCCCTATTCCGGCATGACCGGCGTCCGCACCGGTCCTGAATATGAAAGGAAGAAAGCCTCAGGAGATCCCTGGCCGGGATTTGTCCCCGACTATAACAGCTACCTTCCGGCTGATAGTCGCGTGCGATTCGCCACGTCGTTCATCCACTTGATGGATCCCGATACCCTGGGCCGCGTATGCGAACATGCCGGTTTCGCAATCGAGACCAAGGGCTTCATGGCACGTGTCGCCAATCTATCTCGCGCCGATCCTCAAGGACGCGACCACGCAGTCGCGGTGGCAGTGAAGGCGCCGTAA
- a CDS encoding MOSC N-terminal beta barrel domain-containing protein: MERRQIGTVQDLARYPVKSMLGEHPAALDFTERGAVGDRLYALREVATHQIASAKKFAHLLEFRATFEQPPGPEHLTPVRIAMPDGKSIHAEDADAAEIISAELGRKMQFERSENAQRERAGIDPKTIFADVPVEKAIPGLTAETLPDNYGLAPATFFDSAVMHVIATGTLRHLANLAPGSIFDSRRFRPSIVVDTGVRDDTFLEDEWLGGTLVIGTLRIVKMQPALRCVMTTHPQEDLQRDYKILRTAASHHQVNVGVFASIEKGGRVNVGDPVFLEK; the protein is encoded by the coding sequence ATGGAACGCCGGCAGATCGGAACCGTCCAGGACCTCGCGCGCTATCCGGTCAAGTCGATGCTTGGTGAGCATCCCGCGGCGCTCGATTTCACCGAGCGCGGCGCCGTCGGCGATCGCTTGTACGCACTGCGCGAGGTCGCGACGCATCAGATCGCGAGCGCCAAGAAGTTCGCGCACCTGCTCGAATTCCGCGCAACATTCGAGCAGCCGCCCGGCCCCGAGCATCTGACTCCCGTCCGCATCGCGATGCCCGACGGCAAATCGATTCACGCCGAAGATGCCGACGCGGCAGAGATCATCTCCGCAGAACTCGGTCGCAAGATGCAGTTCGAGCGTTCCGAGAATGCGCAACGCGAACGCGCGGGCATCGATCCCAAGACAATCTTCGCCGACGTTCCAGTCGAAAAAGCGATCCCTGGTCTGACCGCCGAGACGTTGCCAGATAACTACGGCCTCGCGCCCGCCACGTTTTTCGATTCAGCCGTGATGCACGTGATCGCAACCGGCACGCTGCGTCATCTGGCAAACCTCGCGCCCGGCTCGATCTTCGACTCACGCCGCTTCCGACCGTCGATAGTCGTCGACACCGGCGTCCGCGACGACACATTCCTCGAAGACGAATGGCTCGGCGGCACGCTCGTAATCGGCACCCTGCGCATCGTGAAGATGCAACCCGCGCTGCGCTGCGTTATGACCACGCATCCGCAGGAAGACCTTCAGCGCGACTATAAAATCCTTCGCACCGCCGCCTCGCACCACCAGGTAAACGTCGGCGTCTTCGCCTCCATTGAAAAAGGCGGCCGCGTGAACGTCGGCGATCCGGTGTTTTTGGAAAAGTAA
- a CDS encoding nuclear transport factor 2 family protein — MPTTAEQSLDVAERLFKSIERGDIEGVHAVYAPDAKIWHNNDGLIQTPEENLRVLKWVIENIDERAYTEARRQATPTGFVQQHVMRGRLKSSGKQFALPACIVCIVDRGKITRLDEYLDSAHVAALS, encoded by the coding sequence ATGCCAACCACTGCTGAGCAGTCTCTGGACGTCGCCGAGCGCCTTTTCAAATCGATCGAGCGTGGCGATATCGAAGGCGTGCACGCCGTTTACGCGCCCGACGCGAAAATCTGGCACAACAACGACGGCCTTATTCAGACGCCCGAGGAAAATCTGCGTGTGCTCAAGTGGGTGATCGAAAATATCGACGAGCGCGCCTACACCGAGGCGCGCCGCCAGGCGACTCCGACCGGATTCGTGCAGCAGCACGTGATGCGCGGGCGGCTCAAGTCCTCGGGCAAGCAGTTCGCGTTGCCGGCTTGTATCGTATGCATCGTCGACCGCGGTAAGATCACGCGCCTCGACGAATATCTCGATTCAGCGCACGTCGCGGCGCTCAGTTAG